A stretch of Pseudomonas taetrolens DNA encodes these proteins:
- a CDS encoding response regulator transcription factor yields MQYWPLRSCRSEHSLNIAHTANLLARIGHNRSKYLAADLLQVIGPGVPLAQCTIFAYPQRRNPQVFSFADRARDVSLPAISNTYIQRFHDQDGNRQAMNKAAVGESTIVHRQSIDDITHNDYRRICYEQPQISERVALLTHCESNCWLSVNFYRGREHGHFSETEMNFLETVAPLLIQAVRLHYHAYLQANEMPLLLTERVIRQQHIELTLREQELLRLIMTGHGVEEIAERLGVRPLSAATYVKRLYRKLGINGLRELFGLATRAEWA; encoded by the coding sequence ATGCAGTACTGGCCCTTGCGTTCCTGCCGTAGTGAACACAGCCTCAATATTGCCCACACCGCCAACCTGCTGGCCAGGATTGGTCATAATCGCAGCAAGTACCTGGCGGCCGACCTGTTGCAGGTTATCGGGCCCGGCGTGCCTCTGGCCCAATGCACCATCTTCGCCTACCCGCAACGGCGCAACCCGCAGGTTTTTTCCTTCGCGGACCGGGCCCGGGACGTCTCACTGCCGGCAATTTCCAACACCTATATCCAGCGTTTCCATGATCAGGACGGTAACCGGCAGGCCATGAACAAGGCCGCCGTTGGCGAAAGCACGATCGTCCATCGCCAGTCCATCGACGACATTACCCATAACGATTACCGGCGCATTTGCTATGAGCAGCCGCAAATTTCCGAACGTGTGGCGTTACTGACCCACTGCGAAAGCAATTGCTGGCTATCGGTGAATTTTTACCGTGGCCGAGAACACGGGCATTTTTCGGAAACAGAGATGAATTTCCTGGAAACCGTTGCCCCGCTGCTGATCCAGGCGGTGCGCCTGCACTACCACGCCTACTTGCAAGCCAACGAAATGCCCTTGCTGCTGACCGAGCGGGTTATCAGGCAACAACACATTGAGCTGACCCTGCGTGAGCAGGAACTGCTGCGCCTGATCATGACCGGTCACGGGGTGGAAGAGATTGCCGAACGGCTGGGGGTGCGTCCGCTGAGTGCGGCCACCTATGTCAAACGCCTGTACCGAAAGCTCGGTATCAACGGGCTGCGCGAGCTGTTCGGGCTGGCCACCCGGGCGGAATGGGCATGA
- a CDS encoding MFS transporter → MTPNTPASATITVAAWSQDSYQRVCNKVSRRLIGFLFVCFVLSFLDRINIGFAGLTMMADLGLSGTQFGLASTFFYIAYIACGIPSNIALARVGARRWIGSLMIAWGLASTCTLFATDANSLYLLRILVGITEAGFLPGVLLYMTFWFPTAYRARANALFMIAMPFTAGFSSALSGLILGLDGLWGLKGWQWLFLLEGLPSVLMGFVVFYYLDDRPQQARWLNHDEQALLQQALDAEAASGQAPASEQRRGLLTELVSPRILLFCLVYFCLVNTLAMIAVWTPLIVKSFNSTDSNQSIGLLAAIPQVCTIVLMIVWGLHSDRTRERRWHLVLPMMLAACGWILTALSNHAALQLMGVCMAASGSYSAMSIFWTLPDQSLSFGARAVGIAVINAVGNIGSALNPLVIGWLKDLTHGFGSGFAYAAVLMIVGALLALRLPTPERSVGAAP, encoded by the coding sequence ATGACTCCAAACACCCCTGCCAGTGCAACCATCACGGTGGCTGCATGGTCTCAGGACAGCTATCAGCGCGTGTGCAACAAAGTCTCCAGGCGACTGATCGGCTTCTTGTTCGTCTGCTTTGTGCTGTCGTTCCTTGATCGCATCAACATCGGTTTCGCCGGACTGACCATGATGGCCGACCTAGGCCTGAGCGGGACCCAGTTCGGCCTGGCGTCTACCTTCTTTTACATTGCCTACATCGCCTGCGGCATTCCCAGCAATATCGCCCTGGCGCGTGTCGGTGCCCGGCGCTGGATCGGCAGCCTGATGATTGCATGGGGGCTGGCCTCGACGTGCACCCTGTTCGCCACGGATGCCAATTCCCTGTACCTGCTGCGGATCCTGGTGGGGATTACCGAGGCGGGCTTCTTGCCCGGTGTGTTGTTGTACATGACCTTCTGGTTTCCCACGGCCTACCGTGCGCGGGCCAACGCCCTGTTCATGATCGCTATGCCCTTTACCGCCGGCTTCAGTTCGGCACTGTCCGGGCTTATTCTGGGGCTGGATGGCCTGTGGGGACTCAAGGGCTGGCAATGGCTGTTTCTGCTCGAAGGTCTGCCCTCGGTGCTCATGGGATTCGTGGTGTTCTATTACCTGGATGATCGCCCGCAACAGGCCAGGTGGCTGAACCACGATGAACAGGCCCTGCTCCAGCAGGCCCTCGATGCGGAAGCCGCGAGCGGCCAGGCGCCCGCCAGCGAGCAACGTCGCGGCCTGCTGACCGAGCTGGTCTCTCCGCGCATTCTGTTGTTCTGCCTGGTCTACTTTTGCCTGGTCAATACCCTGGCGATGATCGCGGTCTGGACCCCGCTGATCGTGAAAAGCTTCAACAGCACCGACAGTAACCAGTCCATCGGCTTGCTGGCCGCCATCCCGCAAGTCTGCACCATTGTCCTGATGATCGTCTGGGGCCTGCATTCGGATCGCACCCGCGAGCGGCGCTGGCATTTGGTGCTGCCCATGATGCTGGCCGCCTGCGGCTGGATACTCACGGCGCTCTCGAACCATGCCGCGCTGCAACTGATGGGCGTGTGCATGGCCGCAAGCGGCTCCTACAGCGCCATGTCGATATTCTGGACCCTGCCCGACCAGTCCTTGAGCTTTGGCGCCCGTGCCGTGGGCATTGCCGTCATCAACGCGGTGGGCAATATCGGTTCGGCGCTCAATCCGCTGGTCATCGGCTGGCTGAAAGACCTGACACACGGCTTCGGTTCCGGCTTTGCCTATGCCGCGGTCCTGATGATCGTCGGCGCGCTTCTGGCACTGCGCCTGCCCACTCCGGAGCGTTCTGTCGGCGCTGCCCCATAG
- a CDS encoding DUF2783 domain-containing protein, producing MTMTHKQLTTCELEQVYDRLADALDQAMADKRELFLVKLALLCAQELGDPGQFHMLSDNALKDL from the coding sequence ATGACCATGACACACAAGCAACTGACCACCTGCGAACTTGAGCAGGTCTACGACCGGCTGGCTGATGCCCTGGATCAGGCCATGGCGGACAAGCGCGAATTATTCCTGGTAAAACTGGCCCTGCTCTGCGCCCAGGAGCTAGGGGATCCCGGGCAATTCCACATGTTGAGCGACAACGCCTTAAAGGACCTGTAA
- a CDS encoding FAD-dependent monooxygenase, with protein MHTPLAEPRRSIYFNYQVYPAHTASVGASAVKRHPVVIVGAGPIGLTTALDLARYGIASIVLESERQVSEGSRAIVFTRRSLEILQQVGVADRVTAAGLSWRFGNSFYRNQRVFRMEAPHDPDDRFAPMTNLQQPCLEQFLVDACQANPLIELRWGNKVEQLAQAEDHATLTVDTPQGDYQLQANWVVAADGARSAIRSLLELKLEGASYEGRFVIADIKIDLDLPTERLAYFDPHWNPGNTVLMHREPGNIWRIDYQLPRDETPEQALSAESLRERINAQLAIVGVDNPQWQLDWCSVYSARALTLPDYIHGRVIFTGDAAHLLPIFGVRGANTGFQDCHDLGWKLALTLKGVAGPGLLGSYTAERVAAAREIIAEAGKSTRFMTPPTPGHCLVRDAVLSLSLTQAFVRPLYHWRTSRAHDYVNSSLNCPGDDNALFTCGPRQGAPLLNIKLGEDQFLFDRLGASFYLLYFTDAAEVPDAIQARVQALHERGVPLRVLAISAQPRTRISGADELIDDSNGHLHSKYGAVSGSAYLVRPDQHVCARWQQLSGPALGCAIETALGNE; from the coding sequence ATGCACACACCGCTCGCTGAACCCCGTCGCTCAATTTATTTCAACTATCAGGTCTACCCTGCCCATACCGCCAGCGTGGGGGCCAGCGCGGTCAAACGCCACCCGGTGGTGATTGTCGGCGCCGGCCCCATTGGCCTGACCACCGCTCTGGACCTGGCCCGATACGGCATCGCCTCTATCGTGCTTGAGTCCGAACGCCAGGTCAGCGAGGGCAGCCGCGCCATTGTCTTCACCCGGCGCTCGCTGGAAATCCTGCAGCAGGTCGGGGTGGCCGACCGCGTCACTGCGGCGGGTCTGAGTTGGCGCTTTGGCAACTCCTTCTACCGTAACCAACGGGTCTTTCGCATGGAGGCACCCCATGACCCGGATGACCGTTTTGCGCCGATGACCAATTTGCAGCAGCCGTGCCTGGAGCAATTCCTGGTAGATGCCTGCCAGGCCAATCCGCTGATCGAGCTGCGTTGGGGCAATAAGGTGGAACAACTGGCCCAGGCCGAGGATCACGCCACCCTGACCGTAGACACCCCTCAGGGTGACTATCAATTGCAAGCCAACTGGGTGGTGGCCGCAGACGGTGCACGCTCGGCAATTCGCAGCCTGCTGGAGCTGAAACTTGAAGGCGCCTCCTATGAGGGTCGCTTCGTGATTGCCGATATCAAGATCGATCTTGATTTGCCCACCGAGCGCCTGGCTTACTTCGACCCGCACTGGAACCCCGGCAATACCGTGCTGATGCATCGGGAACCGGGCAATATCTGGCGGATCGACTACCAGTTGCCACGGGATGAAACCCCCGAGCAGGCCCTGTCGGCCGAATCCTTGCGCGAGCGGATCAATGCGCAACTGGCGATTGTCGGGGTCGACAACCCCCAATGGCAGCTGGACTGGTGCTCGGTGTACTCGGCACGGGCCTTGACCCTGCCTGACTACATCCACGGTCGAGTGATTTTCACCGGCGACGCGGCTCACCTGCTGCCGATCTTTGGGGTGCGCGGGGCCAATACCGGCTTCCAGGACTGCCACGATCTGGGCTGGAAGCTGGCCCTGACCCTCAAGGGCGTGGCAGGCCCGGGCCTGCTCGGTTCGTATACTGCGGAGCGGGTGGCGGCAGCCCGTGAGATCATCGCCGAAGCCGGTAAAAGCACGCGGTTCATGACGCCGCCCACCCCCGGGCATTGCCTGGTGCGCGATGCGGTGCTGTCGCTGTCACTGACTCAGGCGTTCGTCCGCCCGCTCTATCACTGGCGCACGTCCCGGGCTCATGACTACGTCAACTCCTCCTTGAACTGCCCGGGCGACGACAACGCCCTCTTCACCTGCGGGCCGCGCCAGGGAGCGCCGTTGTTGAACATCAAGCTGGGCGAGGACCAATTTCTGTTCGACAGGCTGGGCGCATCGTTCTACCTGCTGTATTTCACCGATGCCGCTGAGGTGCCCGACGCAATCCAGGCCCGGGTACAGGCGTTGCATGAACGAGGTGTGCCGCTGCGTGTCCTGGCCATCAGCGCTCAGCCGCGAACCCGCATCAGCGGCGCAGACGAACTGATCGACGACAGCAACGGCCATTTGCACAGCAAATACGGCGCCGTCAGCGGCAGTGCCTACCTTGTGCGACCGGATCAGCATGTCTGTGCACGCTGGCAGCAACTCAGCGGCCCGGCTCTGGGCTGCGCCATCGAAACAGCCTTGGGCAATGAGTGA
- a CDS encoding cupin domain-containing protein, which produces MKRIYGKGPVRLVDHRDLEFVHRGGPPGGASVARALSNEVSPHLGVGFARWEGAEVSWTLLYDEVIFVIEGCFELKANGNLYKVEPGQMLWIPEGTELVYAGHALFGYVVYPGDWKQRHGLG; this is translated from the coding sequence ATGAAGCGGATCTACGGCAAAGGACCGGTGCGTCTGGTCGACCACCGGGATCTTGAGTTTGTCCATCGAGGTGGCCCGCCCGGCGGAGCCTCTGTTGCCCGCGCGTTGAGCAATGAAGTATCACCCCATCTGGGTGTTGGCTTCGCTCGCTGGGAAGGTGCCGAAGTGAGCTGGACCCTGCTCTATGACGAAGTCATCTTCGTCATAGAGGGGTGTTTCGAGCTTAAGGCCAACGGTAACCTGTACAAGGTTGAACCTGGCCAGATGCTGTGGATTCCCGAAGGAACCGAACTGGTTTACGCCGGCCATGCATTGTTTGGCTATGTGGTCTACCCCGGTGACTGGAAGCAACGCCACGGCCTGGGCTGA